In Hahella sp. KA22, one genomic interval encodes:
- a CDS encoding immunoglobulin domain-containing protein, with product MAEAPVSSSDKTRLGDLLLERNLITQEQLERAMSLQKASHKKLGEILVEEHLVSDRQIRRTLKIQRNLRRTVLTSVLTLSPLFLAGCGGATPASAAPKTQASAESSITVSETELSGDTVLDSSYTTSTNGGKGGTKGGGGRWGDGSNTSTTDTTTDTSGSTTTTEDPFSPTTDTTDTTQSSDPFSPSDTTTDTSQSTDTSQTTDTSTTDTSSNQTTTTDTTSTTDTSSTTDTTATTDTSTTDTSTDQTQTDGVDIVISLPPASQSAAVGSSVTLNVSASGSNTLYYQWRKDGQNIPDAVTSSYTIPNVSEADAGSYDVMIGNESGVVISDAATLDVVVDRTALLSWTPPATREDGSVLAASEIQLYRIYHLSEDGSVETVYEASPDEISFSFDNLPVGTHYFAVSAVDVNGLESDTSDIVMKKVL from the coding sequence ATGGCGGAAGCACCCGTATCATCGTCAGATAAGACCCGTTTAGGGGACCTGTTGCTTGAGCGGAATCTCATCACCCAGGAGCAACTGGAAAGGGCGATGTCTTTGCAGAAGGCATCCCATAAGAAGCTGGGTGAGATCCTGGTCGAAGAACATTTGGTGTCAGACCGGCAAATACGGCGCACTCTTAAGATTCAACGTAATTTACGACGCACCGTACTGACATCTGTTTTAACTTTGTCGCCGTTATTCCTTGCAGGGTGCGGGGGAGCGACGCCGGCTAGCGCCGCGCCAAAAACTCAGGCTTCAGCGGAAAGTTCCATCACCGTTTCAGAAACGGAACTGAGCGGCGATACGGTACTGGATTCGTCTTACACCACTTCCACCAATGGGGGGAAAGGCGGGACCAAGGGAGGAGGCGGCAGATGGGGCGATGGCTCCAACACCAGCACTACTGACACCACCACGGACACTTCCGGCTCCACGACGACAACTGAAGATCCGTTTAGTCCCACTACGGATACCACTGATACTACCCAGTCATCAGATCCGTTTAGTCCATCAGACACGACTACAGACACTAGCCAGTCTACTGACACCAGTCAGACTACGGATACCAGCACTACTGATACGTCGTCGAATCAGACCACCACGACGGATACTACCAGTACGACTGACACATCCAGTACAACTGATACCACGGCGACGACGGATACCTCCACCACGGATACATCCACAGATCAAACTCAGACTGATGGGGTGGATATCGTCATTTCTTTGCCTCCAGCATCACAGTCTGCAGCAGTGGGCTCGTCGGTCACCTTGAACGTTAGCGCCAGCGGCAGTAATACGCTTTATTATCAATGGCGTAAAGACGGACAGAATATTCCGGATGCGGTGACCTCCAGTTACACCATACCTAATGTAAGCGAAGCGGACGCGGGCAGTTATGACGTCATGATTGGCAACGAGAGCGGTGTTGTTATCAGTGATGCGGCGACGCTGGATGTTGTGGTCGATCGCACTGCGCTGCTGAGTTGGACGCCGCCGGCGACCCGTGAAGACGGTAGTGTGCTGGCCGCATCGGAAATTCAACTCTATCGAATCTATCACCTGTCTGAAGACGGTTCTGTGGAGACTGTATATGAAGCGTCGCCGGATGAAATCAGTTTCTCCTTCGACAATCTGCCCGTCGGCACCCACTATTTCGCTGTGTCGGCGGTGGATGTAAATGGGCTGGAGAGCGACACGTCAGATATTGTGATGAAAAAAGTCTTATAA
- a CDS encoding vWA domain-containing protein, producing the protein MKSKLFAFTLFAATAGVVAFYPTLQNLAIAKPAVNQITHPNTTTNPITTISPIATISEKRAKIEVVFALDTTSSMSGLIQAAKENIWSIASTMASAQPAPEIKMGLVAFRDRGDSYITRVTDLSPDLDSMYATLMDYQAEGGGDGPESVNQALFDAVHKISWSQDKDSYRVIFLVGDAPPHMDYQNEQQYPQTLKDALSKGIVVNTIQAGEDPFTQTEWRRIAQLNQGSFFQVEQSGQAVAVATPFDEQLASLSREMDKTRMFYGTEEKRKTLAAKSAATDKLNAVSSDAALAKRAAFNASAAGEGNFLAESELVDDISSGRVDLDSIAPATLPAPLQALEKDEQAKVIKETAEKRDALRTQIAELSRQRQEFIEQKLKDSGAEEETLDYKIYSTVKAQAAEKGIQYESAPAY; encoded by the coding sequence ATGAAATCGAAACTGTTCGCCTTCACCCTGTTTGCCGCCACCGCCGGCGTGGTCGCCTTTTACCCTACGCTGCAGAATCTCGCCATTGCGAAACCGGCGGTCAATCAGATTACTCATCCGAATACTACAACCAACCCAATCACCACAATCAGCCCGATCGCCACGATCAGTGAAAAGCGGGCCAAGATTGAAGTGGTGTTCGCCCTGGACACCACCAGCAGCATGAGTGGTCTGATTCAGGCGGCGAAAGAAAACATCTGGTCCATCGCCAGCACCATGGCTTCGGCGCAACCGGCTCCGGAAATCAAAATGGGGCTGGTGGCGTTCAGAGATCGCGGGGACAGCTATATCACCCGCGTCACCGACCTTTCCCCTGACCTGGACTCCATGTACGCGACCTTGATGGATTATCAGGCTGAAGGCGGCGGCGATGGCCCGGAAAGCGTCAATCAGGCGTTGTTCGACGCCGTGCATAAGATTTCCTGGAGTCAGGACAAAGACAGCTATCGGGTCATCTTTCTGGTTGGCGACGCGCCTCCGCACATGGACTATCAGAACGAGCAGCAATACCCGCAAACATTGAAAGACGCCCTGAGCAAAGGCATCGTGGTCAACACCATCCAGGCGGGCGAGGATCCTTTTACGCAGACAGAATGGCGCCGCATTGCGCAGTTGAACCAGGGCTCCTTCTTCCAGGTGGAGCAATCCGGTCAGGCCGTCGCCGTGGCCACGCCCTTTGATGAACAACTGGCATCCCTATCCAGAGAAATGGACAAGACCCGCATGTTCTACGGCACCGAAGAAAAACGTAAGACCCTCGCCGCAAAAAGCGCCGCCACGGACAAACTGAATGCGGTCAGCTCCGATGCCGCTTTGGCCAAACGGGCCGCCTTTAACGCTTCCGCCGCGGGCGAAGGCAATTTCCTCGCAGAAAGCGAACTGGTCGATGATATCAGTAGCGGCCGCGTCGACCTGGACAGTATCGCTCCGGCGACGCTTCCCGCTCCGTTGCAAGCGCTGGAAAAAGACGAACAGGCGAAAGTCATCAAGGAAACAGCGGAAAAACGCGACGCCCTGCGCACGCAAATTGCGGAGCTGTCACGCCAGCGTCAGGAATTTATCGAACAGAAACTCAAAGACAGTGGCGCAGAAGAAGAAACCCTGGACTACAAGATTTACTCAACGGTTAAAGCCCAGGCGGCCGAAAAAGGCATCCAGTACGAGAGCGCCCCAGCCTACTAA
- a CDS encoding PspA/IM30 family protein translates to MALITRLTRLFKADMHAVLDRLEEPDALLRQAIREMEEEVSQNARRLQAKEHEIQQVSSRIKEVEKSLNGLDAQLDLCFEAENESLARSLLRRKLEGELLLTQFRQQDSQLTDAITAQTSSLCDQRRRLESMRQKAALFETDHSVEPKSWDSKDVSITEEDIDLALLREQQKRRAS, encoded by the coding sequence ATGGCGCTGATCACCAGACTGACTCGTTTATTCAAAGCGGATATGCACGCCGTGCTGGACCGCCTGGAAGAACCCGACGCCCTTCTGCGTCAGGCGATTCGGGAAATGGAAGAAGAAGTATCGCAAAACGCGCGCCGGCTGCAAGCGAAAGAGCATGAGATACAGCAAGTTAGCAGCCGCATCAAAGAAGTGGAAAAGTCCCTGAACGGACTCGACGCCCAACTGGATCTTTGCTTCGAAGCAGAGAACGAAAGCCTCGCCCGTAGTCTGCTCCGACGCAAACTGGAAGGCGAGCTGCTACTGACGCAATTCCGTCAACAGGACAGCCAGCTGACTGACGCCATTACCGCCCAAACCTCATCGCTTTGCGACCAGCGTCGCCGGCTTGAGAGCATGCGACAGAAAGCCGCTTTGTTTGAGACTGATCACAGCGTGGAGCCCAAATCCTGGGATAGCAAAGACGTCAGTATTACCGAGGAAGACATTGATCTGGCGCTGCTGCGCGAACAACAAAAGCGGAGGGCGTCATGA
- a CDS encoding response regulator transcription factor: MQRKARILIVEDETAIRTGLVDVFVYHGYEVDFAVDGDEGLSKSLNGAYDLILLDVMLPGKNGYEICEAVRLKDRDQPIIMLTAKSSDEDVIHGLSLGADDYVAKPFSVAQLVLRVQAVLRRSRSTTLDDAHIRLVGGLEIDTLNLSCQRKGEDVAFTRREMDVLQYLHEHCERPVSREELLNKVWGYARDLDIETRTVDIHIAKLRRKIEDDPKQPQRLVTVRGGGYRLMTES; the protein is encoded by the coding sequence ATGCAACGCAAAGCGCGCATTCTAATCGTGGAAGATGAAACGGCGATTCGCACCGGACTGGTGGATGTCTTCGTTTACCATGGCTATGAGGTGGACTTCGCCGTGGATGGCGACGAAGGTCTGAGCAAGTCGCTGAATGGCGCTTATGACCTGATCCTGCTGGATGTAATGCTGCCGGGTAAAAATGGCTACGAGATATGCGAAGCCGTGCGTCTCAAGGACCGTGACCAACCCATCATCATGCTGACCGCCAAGTCTTCCGACGAAGATGTCATCCATGGCCTGTCACTGGGCGCCGATGATTACGTCGCCAAACCTTTTTCCGTGGCGCAACTGGTGTTGCGAGTACAGGCGGTGCTAAGACGTTCTCGCTCCACAACGCTGGATGACGCCCATATCCGCCTGGTGGGTGGGCTGGAGATCGACACTCTGAATCTGAGTTGTCAGCGCAAGGGCGAGGACGTGGCGTTTACACGCAGGGAGATGGATGTCCTGCAATATCTGCATGAGCACTGCGAGCGTCCGGTATCGCGAGAGGAGCTACTGAACAAGGTCTGGGGCTACGCTCGGGATCTGGATATTGAAACCCGCACCGTAGATATTCATATCGCCAAGCTGCGTCGTAAGATCGAAGACGATCCGAAACAGCCGCAACGGCTGGTGACTGTGCGCGGCGGCGGCTACCGCCTGATGACGGAGTCCTGA
- a CDS encoding sensor histidine kinase KdpD → MAASLRHGLTPGRLRLFLAVLFLALLIPFAVLVWQTQQQIKWEAFHQYRLLAEELSQRIDSELQRWIAAEEAHSYADYQFLVLTGDPNTSSYVQRSPLATYPVESSIPGLLGYFQVDAEGVFSTPATPETLDNPERWGLSAEELTQRTALRDTLLDILSQNQLVQRRRTDDKPVSLADEATSLADAMGLSSRSYSSSAESGAGGLNESADSSWSRAAEMDSTAQTEPTPTPTPATPAALEREIAQGPAQEEYKAKSPPVYAQQAFDNLNSPVLEQRQRNQSDKRLEDLKLQSSFKKENVASKSLSKAAGVSAPAPNRSSRIEQTALVEEVESEAAPGEPAVAAPKVKIFESEVDPLELALLDSGQFVLFRKVWRDGQRIIQGAIIEQNDFIEGAIAQAFQGTALAQMSNMVVAFQGDILQTVSGSTRRGYMDQSDELNGELLHQVRLSAPLGDFQLLWTINRLPAGPGAQVVMWASVILGGVLLLGFIMLYRLGLRQIKLARQQQDFVSAVSHELKTPLTSIRMYGEMLREGWVDEEKKREYYDFIHDESERLSRLIANVLQLARMERNDLKLELKSVGAQALMDMVRSKISSQVERAGFECSYELDPSCVDRELHVDADAFVQVIINLVDNAIKFSSKSERKRIEIHARPRGAKSVAWSVRDYGPGVQKSQMKKIFQLFYRSGNELTRETVGTGIGLALVRQLTRAMGGEVDVLNRSPGAEFEVVLS, encoded by the coding sequence ATGGCCGCCTCGCTGCGACATGGACTGACGCCGGGACGCCTGCGTCTGTTCCTGGCGGTTTTGTTTTTGGCTCTGCTGATCCCCTTTGCGGTATTGGTTTGGCAGACCCAGCAACAGATCAAGTGGGAGGCGTTTCATCAGTACCGTTTACTGGCGGAGGAACTGTCTCAACGTATCGACTCTGAACTGCAGCGCTGGATCGCAGCGGAAGAGGCGCATTCTTACGCGGATTATCAGTTTCTGGTTCTAACCGGCGATCCTAATACCTCCAGTTACGTGCAGCGCTCCCCCTTGGCGACTTATCCTGTGGAGTCGTCCATTCCAGGGCTGCTGGGGTATTTTCAGGTGGATGCGGAAGGCGTTTTCTCCACGCCGGCGACCCCCGAGACGCTGGATAACCCTGAGCGTTGGGGCCTGAGCGCGGAGGAGCTGACCCAGCGAACCGCCCTGCGCGACACCTTGTTGGATATTCTCAGCCAGAACCAGTTGGTGCAACGCCGCAGGACGGACGACAAGCCTGTCAGTCTGGCGGATGAAGCCACGAGCCTGGCGGATGCGATGGGGCTGTCTTCCCGCTCCTATAGCTCGTCGGCGGAATCTGGCGCAGGAGGCCTAAACGAGAGCGCGGACAGCAGCTGGAGCCGCGCTGCGGAGATGGACAGTACGGCGCAGACCGAACCAACGCCAACGCCAACGCCAGCGACGCCGGCCGCGCTGGAGAGAGAGATCGCGCAAGGCCCGGCGCAGGAAGAATACAAAGCCAAGTCTCCGCCGGTATACGCGCAGCAGGCGTTCGATAATCTAAACTCGCCGGTATTGGAGCAACGACAGCGTAACCAGAGCGACAAGCGTCTGGAAGATCTCAAGCTACAGAGCAGCTTCAAGAAAGAAAACGTTGCGAGCAAGTCCCTGTCGAAAGCGGCAGGTGTTTCAGCGCCAGCCCCTAATCGCTCCTCGCGCATAGAGCAAACCGCCTTGGTCGAGGAAGTGGAGTCCGAAGCCGCCCCAGGAGAACCGGCTGTCGCTGCGCCTAAAGTCAAAATCTTTGAAAGTGAAGTTGATCCCCTGGAGCTGGCCTTGTTGGACAGCGGCCAGTTTGTCCTGTTCAGGAAAGTCTGGCGCGATGGCCAGCGCATCATTCAGGGGGCGATCATTGAACAGAACGACTTTATCGAAGGCGCAATAGCGCAGGCGTTTCAAGGGACGGCGCTGGCGCAGATGAGCAATATGGTGGTGGCGTTTCAGGGAGATATCCTGCAAACCGTCTCCGGCTCGACCAGACGCGGCTACATGGACCAAAGCGATGAACTAAATGGCGAGCTGCTGCATCAGGTGCGCTTGTCGGCTCCCCTTGGCGACTTTCAGTTGCTGTGGACGATTAACCGTCTTCCCGCCGGCCCTGGCGCTCAGGTTGTCATGTGGGCCAGTGTGATTCTTGGCGGCGTGCTGCTGCTGGGATTCATCATGCTGTACCGGCTTGGCCTGCGGCAGATCAAATTGGCGCGGCAGCAGCAGGACTTTGTTTCCGCCGTCAGCCATGAACTGAAAACGCCTCTGACCTCCATTCGCATGTACGGCGAAATGCTGCGGGAAGGCTGGGTTGACGAAGAGAAGAAACGGGAGTACTACGACTTCATTCATGACGAGAGCGAGCGGCTCTCCCGCCTCATCGCTAACGTGCTGCAACTGGCGAGAATGGAGCGCAACGACCTGAAGCTGGAGCTCAAATCCGTCGGCGCCCAGGCCCTGATGGATATGGTGCGCTCCAAAATCAGCAGTCAGGTTGAGCGGGCCGGATTTGAGTGCAGCTATGAACTTGATCCTTCCTGCGTGGACAGAGAGTTGCACGTGGACGCAGACGCCTTCGTGCAAGTGATCATCAATCTGGTGGATAACGCCATTAAGTTCTCCTCTAAATCCGAGCGCAAACGTATCGAAATACACGCACGGCCGCGGGGCGCCAAGTCAGTCGCCTGGAGCGTCAGGGATTACGGCCCTGGCGTTCAGAAAAGCCAGATGAAGAAAATCTTCCAATTGTTCTACCGCTCCGGCAATGAACTGACCCGCGAAACCGTCGGCACCGGAATTGGGCTGGCGCTGGTGCGACAACTGACCCGCGCCATGGGAGGCGAAGTCGACGTGCTCAACCGCTCTCCAGGAGCGGAGTTTGAGGTGGTGTTGAGCTGA
- a CDS encoding MFS transporter, which translates to MNAVLRIKNDLVAASMVASILFLALVSLGLSLAVLPLYVNKTLGYSAFYVGLVVAIESISTLLSRAYAGRFSDNHGPRKGMVLGLTLTFSAGMLCYLSFALLPATILTYVIICFSRILMGVGESLIFTCSGTWPIGLVGREHAGKIMSWVGIAMFLGLAAGNYVGAWSYYSVGIVYAALFMSLLPVIGFVFVAVVRPVDVHPERSEIKLAYAISRIWKSGSGFSLANIGYAAITAFLVLYFVESGWREEAAFSLSLFGVGYVCARLALGWMADSSGLKMTLFSLVIEAVGLLLIGLATSPQQAMIGAFLTGFGLSMVYPLLALPALKSLPDKNIGLALSTYESCFDIGILIAGIIGGSIVSWFGYEAIFIFSFFCCLLAMASTVLAFRQLEEEQMEPIAAVS; encoded by the coding sequence ATGAACGCTGTGTTGCGTATTAAAAATGACCTCGTTGCGGCCAGTATGGTCGCCAGTATTCTGTTTCTGGCTCTTGTCAGTCTGGGGCTTTCCCTGGCTGTCCTGCCGTTGTATGTAAATAAAACGCTGGGCTACTCTGCGTTTTATGTTGGATTGGTGGTAGCGATTGAGTCCATTTCTACGTTGCTTTCCCGCGCCTACGCCGGCAGGTTTTCGGACAATCATGGTCCCAGAAAAGGGATGGTGCTGGGGCTTACGCTGACCTTCAGCGCGGGGATGTTGTGCTATCTGTCATTCGCTTTATTGCCGGCGACTATTCTTACTTACGTGATTATCTGTTTCTCCAGGATCTTGATGGGGGTTGGCGAGAGCCTGATTTTTACCTGTAGCGGAACCTGGCCTATCGGGCTGGTTGGCCGGGAGCATGCTGGAAAGATCATGTCCTGGGTGGGCATCGCCATGTTTTTAGGGCTCGCCGCCGGGAATTATGTTGGCGCCTGGTCCTACTATTCCGTTGGCATTGTCTATGCCGCGCTTTTCATGAGCCTGCTGCCAGTCATTGGCTTTGTATTTGTGGCGGTTGTCCGTCCCGTGGACGTGCATCCGGAAAGAAGCGAAATCAAGCTCGCTTATGCGATCAGTCGGATCTGGAAGTCAGGATCAGGTTTCTCTCTCGCGAATATTGGCTATGCAGCCATTACCGCTTTTCTGGTGCTGTACTTTGTGGAAAGCGGCTGGCGGGAAGAGGCGGCTTTCTCTTTATCGCTTTTTGGCGTGGGCTACGTTTGTGCGCGTTTGGCGCTGGGTTGGATGGCGGACTCATCAGGTTTGAAAATGACGTTGTTTTCTCTCGTCATTGAGGCGGTGGGGCTGCTATTGATTGGACTGGCGACATCGCCTCAGCAGGCCATGATCGGGGCTTTTCTGACTGGCTTTGGTCTATCCATGGTGTATCCGTTGCTGGCTTTGCCTGCCCTGAAAAGCCTGCCGGATAAGAACATCGGACTGGCGCTGAGCACCTATGAATCCTGCTTTGACATTGGAATTCTGATTGCGGGAATTATTGGCGGTTCGATCGTCTCCTGGTTTGGCTACGAAGCCATATTTATTTTCTCTTTCTTTTGCTGCCTGTTAGCGATGGCGTCCACCGTGTTGGCGTTCAGACAGTTAGAAGAAGAGCAAATGGAGCCGATTGCGGCAGTGAGTTAA
- a CDS encoding PrsW family intramembrane metalloprotease: protein MEYWSLLYLPCLFWAAYHYYKDRHKPEPVLMLVLALVLGYCSAYIGLYLYEALDYIHLRFDAYELAESSSLQLFLYSVLAIGPIEELAKFIPFLFIIVRLPHFDEPIDGIIYSSFIALGFSLHENSYYLTYLEGWEALARSLTAPMVHVMFASIWGYAYGYSDSHGGNRYLVTFCFLLIAMFLHGVFDFFSIGLSLWANIAPPLLILTIWMWRLRILHRVQNEA from the coding sequence ATGGAATACTGGTCTTTACTCTACCTTCCGTGTCTCTTCTGGGCCGCCTATCACTACTATAAAGACCGGCATAAGCCAGAGCCTGTTTTAATGCTGGTGCTGGCTCTTGTATTGGGATATTGCTCAGCCTATATCGGCTTATATTTGTATGAAGCGTTGGACTATATTCATTTACGTTTCGACGCCTATGAACTTGCGGAAAGTTCAAGCCTGCAGTTATTTTTATATTCCGTTTTAGCCATTGGGCCGATAGAAGAGCTGGCCAAGTTCATCCCTTTTCTTTTTATCATCGTTAGATTGCCTCACTTTGATGAACCCATAGACGGCATTATTTACTCCTCGTTTATCGCGCTTGGATTCTCATTACATGAGAACAGCTATTACCTGACCTATCTGGAGGGCTGGGAGGCGCTGGCCAGGTCGCTGACGGCGCCAATGGTTCATGTCATGTTCGCCTCCATCTGGGGTTATGCCTACGGCTACTCTGACTCCCATGGCGGCAATCGATACCTCGTGACGTTCTGTTTTCTTCTCATCGCGATGTTTCTGCATGGCGTGTTCGACTTTTTCAGTATTGGGTTATCCCTTTGGGCGAATATTGCGCCGCCATTGCTGATCCTGACGATCTGGATGTGGCGGTTGCGCATTCTGCACCGTGTGCAAAACGAGGCTTGA
- a CDS encoding DUF5071 domain-containing protein — protein sequence MINSNDYVYSLQALRFWLQDMTRRLHSRANLDPDEEELMLQVELCYEDVWQAYASTYDPSTNMVPPDLLQRSAWVQSPEWPEALQALRPEDKRDTDKAKRLLQLPFEQIEPCLPELLTWLQDPNWPVAGAIAGPLAAMGDKLTPALLQALKMARQDNDSWWVSNLILNLINRLPAASVEALRTELSFWILSEDQELGVQVIQLLLRHKLGDQQNLRRWARIKIDAYAEYIAELQDALKEEGNQR from the coding sequence ATGATTAATTCCAACGACTACGTTTATTCATTGCAGGCGCTGCGGTTCTGGCTGCAGGACATGACGCGCCGTTTACACTCCCGCGCCAACCTTGATCCTGACGAAGAGGAATTAATGCTTCAGGTCGAGCTGTGTTATGAGGATGTCTGGCAGGCGTATGCTTCTACCTATGACCCATCGACAAACATGGTTCCCCCTGACTTATTACAACGGTCCGCCTGGGTTCAGAGTCCAGAATGGCCGGAAGCGCTGCAGGCGCTGCGCCCGGAAGACAAACGCGATACAGATAAAGCAAAGAGACTGCTGCAGTTGCCGTTTGAGCAGATCGAGCCTTGTTTGCCGGAGTTGCTGACGTGGTTACAGGACCCCAACTGGCCCGTCGCGGGCGCCATTGCCGGGCCTTTAGCGGCGATGGGGGATAAGTTAACTCCCGCGTTGCTGCAAGCGCTCAAAATGGCGCGTCAGGATAATGATTCCTGGTGGGTGTCCAATCTCATCCTTAACCTGATTAACAGATTACCGGCCGCCTCTGTTGAGGCTTTGCGAACGGAGCTGTCATTCTGGATCTTGAGCGAAGACCAGGAATTGGGCGTTCAGGTGATCCAGCTTTTGCTGCGCCATAAGCTGGGCGACCAGCAGAATCTGCGCAGATGGGCGCGGATAAAGATAGATGCGTACGCGGAGTATATTGCGGAGCTGCAAGATGCTCTCAAGGAAGAGGGAAATCAGCGTTAG
- the maiA gene encoding maleylacetoacetate isomerase, giving the protein MMRLYDYWRSSAAYRVRIALNLKGLSYEAHSVHLVKDGGQQHQSDYKTLNPQGLVPLLTDGEFRLNQSLAIIEYLEDSHPTPALLPADAQTKAQVRAFSQAIACDIHPLDNLRVLQYLTGPMEVSEEKKLVWYQHWILEGFKALEQMAASYADKGSYCFGEQVTMADVCLIPQVYNANRFNCPMTNFPRLREINDNCLKLEAFQKATPEQQADATY; this is encoded by the coding sequence ATGATGCGGCTCTACGATTACTGGCGCTCCAGCGCCGCTTATCGGGTGCGCATCGCGCTGAATCTGAAAGGGCTTTCCTACGAAGCCCACAGCGTGCACTTGGTGAAAGACGGCGGCCAGCAGCATCAGTCGGACTACAAAACCCTGAATCCTCAGGGTCTTGTTCCGCTGCTGACTGATGGCGAGTTTCGTCTGAATCAGTCTCTGGCCATTATTGAGTATCTGGAGGATAGTCATCCGACTCCGGCTCTTCTGCCTGCGGACGCTCAAACCAAAGCGCAGGTGCGGGCTTTCAGTCAGGCCATCGCTTGTGACATTCACCCACTGGATAATCTGCGGGTGTTGCAGTATCTGACCGGCCCTATGGAAGTCAGCGAAGAGAAGAAGCTGGTGTGGTATCAGCACTGGATTCTTGAAGGCTTCAAGGCGCTTGAACAGATGGCCGCGAGCTACGCGGATAAGGGCTCTTATTGCTTCGGAGAGCAAGTGACGATGGCGGATGTGTGCCTGATTCCCCAAGTGTATAACGCCAACCGCTTTAACTGTCCGATGACGAACTTCCCAAGACTGCGTGAGATCAACGATAACTGCTTGAAACTGGAGGCCTTCCAGAAGGCGACGCCTGAACAACAGGCGGACGCGACTTATTAA
- a CDS encoding fumarylacetoacetate hydrolase family protein, with the protein MKFATLKSNSRDGVLVVVSRDLQQAVAVPQIAPTLQAALDQWNDLSSALEEVYNALNEGGVKDAIAFDPSQCASPLPRAYQWADGSAYVNHVELVRKARGAEMPESFWTDPLMYQGGSDAFLGPREDIAMASEDWGIDMEAEVAVITDDVRMGVSAADAGKHIRLLMLVNDVSLRNLIPGELAKGFGFFQSKPSSAFSPVAVTPDELGDAWDGGKVHLPLITHLNDKLLGQPNAGIDMTFDFPTLVAHAAKTRPLSAGAIVGSGTVSNKDRSTGSSCLAEVRMLEIIESGAPKTPFMRFGDQVRIEMLDKQGRSIFGAIDQKVTRYS; encoded by the coding sequence ATGAAATTCGCAACATTAAAAAGCAATTCGCGTGACGGCGTCCTGGTTGTCGTCAGCCGTGATCTGCAACAGGCCGTCGCCGTCCCACAGATCGCTCCCACGCTGCAGGCCGCTTTAGACCAGTGGAACGACCTGTCTTCCGCGCTGGAAGAGGTGTACAACGCCTTGAACGAAGGCGGCGTCAAAGACGCGATTGCGTTTGATCCCAGTCAATGCGCCTCTCCTCTGCCCCGCGCCTATCAGTGGGCTGATGGTAGCGCTTACGTTAATCACGTAGAGCTGGTGCGCAAAGCCCGCGGCGCGGAAATGCCGGAGAGCTTCTGGACCGACCCACTGATGTACCAGGGCGGCAGCGACGCTTTCCTTGGGCCGCGCGAAGATATCGCCATGGCTTCAGAGGACTGGGGCATCGATATGGAAGCGGAAGTGGCGGTGATTACCGACGATGTTCGTATGGGCGTTAGCGCCGCGGACGCAGGCAAACATATTCGTCTGCTTATGCTGGTTAATGACGTATCCCTGCGCAACCTGATTCCCGGCGAGCTGGCGAAAGGCTTCGGCTTTTTCCAAAGCAAACCCTCCAGCGCTTTCTCCCCTGTGGCGGTGACGCCGGATGAGCTGGGCGACGCCTGGGACGGCGGCAAAGTGCACTTACCCTTGATCACGCATCTGAATGACAAGCTGCTGGGGCAACCCAACGCCGGCATTGATATGACCTTCGACTTTCCCACGCTGGTCGCCCATGCCGCGAAAACCCGTCCGCTGTCCGCCGGGGCCATCGTCGGTTCTGGCACGGTCTCCAATAAAGACCGTTCCACCGGCTCAAGCTGTCTGGCGGAAGTGCGCATGCTGGAAATCATTGAAAGCGGCGCGCCGAAAACGCCATTCATGCGTTTCGGAGACCAAGTGCGTATTGAGATGTTGGATAAACAGGGACGCTCCATTTTCGGCGCCATCGACCAGAAAGTGACGCGCTACTCATGA